DNA sequence from the Candidatus Polarisedimenticolaceae bacterium genome:
GAATTCCTTCAAGCTGAGCCCGCATCCTCGGCGGCCTTCCCCTCCCGTTGCAGTTCGGACATCGGGGCGGACGACGAGAACGCCCTCATGCGGTTGACTCCGGCGGGACGCGGTCCTTAACGTTGGTCCAGCTCCCCGCAAACCGTCCGGGAGGAGGTACCCCGTGAGGCCCTTGGTCGCCGTCGTGTTGTTGCTCACCTGCGCGTGCGCGCGCTCGACGCACCCGCCGAAACTGCTGCCCGCCGCGGACCCGGAAGTTTCGGGGGCCGGCCCGGTGCTCGCGCCGTCCGACCGGCGCGCGGAGCCCGTGGGCGCGCACGCCTCGGTGATCACCGAGCCCGCGGCATCGGACCTCGACGTGGTCGGCCACGGCCCCGAGGAGCGGGCGCTCATCGAGCACTACCCCCAGGCCAACGCCGCCGCCTTCCAGTTCCTCTTCCGTCGCGGCCGCTGCGCGGGGAACCCGGGAACCTGCCGCGGCGGCGCCGACGACGGTGCCTCCTGCGCCTCCGACGCCGACTGCGCGTCGGGGCCGCTCACCTTCACGGGCGGCGAGACCGAATACTTCGACGCCGACGGCAACTCCCTCGGCGTGCAGGCGTTCAACGCCGCCGAGTTCGACGAGGCCACCGGTCTCGACGACGTCGGCATCTGCAACGGCGACAACACGATCGCGTGCGCGAATCCCGGCGGCGACGACGCCGCCGCGTGCGGATCGACCGGCGACGACGCCTGCAACACGCGCCCCGCCGCGGGGTACGTCCCCGATCACGCCAGCTACCTCCTGCGAAACCCCAAGGAGATCGTCGCGCACAATCTCGTGCCGGCCGAAGCGGAGATCCGCATCTGCTTCGCCGAGTTCGACACGATGTCGGGGTGCGACCCGCTGATCGTGCGACAGGCCCTCGAGGAGTACCGCGTTCCGCCGGGCCAGACGTACGTCTACCCCCTGGGGAACCCCGACGAGGTGGGAGGCGTGATCCGCGTCAGCGTGGGGCACGAGCCGCCCACCCACCACCGAGGCGTGAACAACCAGCGCCACGCGTACGACATCGGCGTACGCGTCGGGGGGGACTCCGGCGTGGCCACCTCCTGCGCCGGCGGCACCTGCTCGGGCGGCGCCCGCGACGGCGACGCGTGCGCGGAGAACGGCGACTGCGTCGACAACGCGAACGCCTTCGTCTACGACGAGCCGATCCTCGCGATGGCCGACGGAACGATCGTCGCCATCCTCCACGACTACCCCGAGAACCCGAACCCGCCGGACAAGCTCCCGGGGGTCAACGGCTGCGACGTGCGTGCCTGCGGCAACACGCCGGACTGCGACGACCCGGCGGAGATCCCCACGACGGGGAACTCGGTCTTCATCGAATACGCCAACGGCGAGATCTCGCACTACGCGCACACGATCCCGGGCACGAACAACCACCTGGAGTGCGGCGACCCCGTCTCGCAGGGGGACGTCGTGGGCAACGTGGGGAACTCAGGGAACTCGACCGGTCCGCACCTCCACCACGGCTCGCTGACGCTCGCGGAGTTCTGGGACGGCGACAACTACAGCCTCCCCTCCTACTTCACGAACGTGGTGTTCGCGGCCGGGCCCGACCCGACCCCGCGGCGACAGCTCGACGTGGGCCTGACGTCGGGGCTCGAGTTCACCGTCACCACCGCCCCGGCACCGCTTCCGCCGAACGCGCCGGTCGGGCCGGGCGCCGTCGCCGAGTCCGAGCCGAACGACACGCTCGCGGGCCACGACGCCCTCACCTACCCGGCGACCGTCTCCGCGACGCTCGAGACGGCCCACGTCGGCGACCTCGCGGTCCGCGGCGACGGGGTCGAGGACGTCTATCGCATCGACGTGGCTTCCGCCGACGAGCTCCGGGTCGAGCTGGGCTGGCAGGACGGGGCGAGAAACCTCGACGTCTACCTCCTCACCGAGGACCTGCGCGTGCTCAACGAGACCGGGCAGGGTACGCGGCGCGCGGGAACCGAGGAAGCCGTCTGCCCCACCCTCGATCCCGGCGCCTACTACGTCATGGTGACGAACCTCGACACGACCAAGAGCGGGGACGAGCCGTACGAGCTCGGCGTCGCGAGCGACCCGCAGACGATCGCCGCGTCGATCACGAACGCGGTGCAGCCCGTCGAGGTCGACGGCTCGTGCGAGGCCGCCGTCGAGTTCAAGATCGCGATCCACGACAACTGCTGCCTTTCGGCGGACACCCTCGAGCCGCTCGTCGGCGCCGCCAACCCGACGGACAACCTGACCCTCGGTCCGGTCGAGCTCGACCCGCCGGCGTTCCTCGGACCGCGCGACGCGGAGATCACCGGACGCGTGCGCGTCTCGGGGCTCACGAGTTGTCCGGCCCAGGTCGTGGTCTACGCGCAGGCGCACGACTGCTCGGGAAACCTCGTCGCCACCGGCGACCAGGGCACCGACGCCTTCACCACCGTCGTCGACCTCATCCCGCCGCAGGTCGCGCCCGGCGATGCGGACCTGTACTGCCTGTGGCCCCCGAATCACAAATACGTCTGCTTCGAGCAGTCCGCGTTCGCGCCGACGATCACCGACAACTGCACGCCGTCCCCGACGTGGTCGTTCGACGCGTGCACCTCCGACCAGCCCGACGACGCCCCGGGCGGCGGCGGGCCGAACGGCGACGGTCACACGCGCAACGACTGCGTCGTCGGCGCCGGGGACGACGACGTCTGCGCCCGCGCGGAGCGGGCGGGAAGCGATCCGGAGGGGCGTCGGTACGCCCTCGACATCGCGTCCGCCGACGCCTGCGGGAACGTCTCGACGCCGACGATCATGGGGAACCTGTACGTCCCCCACGACAATAGCCCGCAGCTGTCCTGCGCGGCGCCGTCCGGGGCGCGTGCAGAGGGACCGACGACGCGCCGTCCCGAAAGGACGGGACGGGCGGCGACGGGCCGACAGCCGGCGGTGCGCGGGACGCGCTAGACCGTTCCCGGAAGGGATCGAGTCACGGGCACGGATGGTCGTTGGGGCGGGGACCGAGCGTTCCCGACCCCAGCGACCCTTCGCCGCCGCTCGCGACGCCGGTCACGAGCGAAAACGCGACCTCGCCGGGCGTCGGCTCGCTCGCCTCGGTTTCGGACGTCGAGGTGAGGCCGCAGCGACGGTCCGCGAGCGCATTCGATCCGGGCTCCTGCGTGTAGACGCCGGTCGCTTTCAACACGCCCAGGTCTCCGAGGTAGAGATTCCAGGACGTCGCGCCCTGTTCCGCCTGCCATTGGACGAGGTCCTTCGCCTCCCGCCACTCCCAGATGACGCCGTCGTCGAGGTCGCAGGCATCCCCCTCGTCGTCGCCGTCGCCGTCGGATTGGGGCGCGTTGGCATCGTAGGGGCAGTTGTCGCAGGCACCGGCGACGAGGTCGGCGTCCACGTCCACCCCCGCGGCCGTTTCGTCGACGCCGCCGCCGCAGTTGTCGTCGCGACCGTTGCAGACCTCGTTCGCGCCGGGATGGACGCTCGCGTCGCCGTCGTCGCAGTCGGCCGGGGCGGAGACGTACCCCGGCCGAATCGAGCCGTCACAACTCGGAAGGCTGTCGCCGGAATCCCCGAACCCGTCCCCGTCGGCGTCGCGGTAGAGGAGCCGTCCGTCGGGACACGCGCAGTACTCGCCACCGCTGTTCAGCGGATGGGCCCCGCCGGCGGTGCCTCCCCAGACGATCATCGTCGAGCCGGTCCACACCACCGTGTGCTCGGAACGCCCGGGCGGAATGTTGGCCGCCGTCGAGATCGGCGCCCACGCGTCGGTCGCGGGGTCGTAGCGACCGCCGCCGTTGGAGTAATACGGAGCGCCGTCGAGGCTCCCTCCCCAGACGATCATCTCCGAGCCCGTCCAGATCGCGGTGTGGTCGTGGCGCGCCGAAGGGGCGTTGGCGCCGCTCGAAACCGGTGTCCACGTGTCCGCGTCGGGGGAGTAGCAGCCGCCGTCCCCCAGTTCGACGTTGGGGTACGGGGTTCCCCTTCCGCCCCAGACGATCATCTCGGAACCGGTCCAGACCGCCGTGTGATATCGACGCGCCACGGGGACGTTGGCGCCCGTCGCCGTCGGCGTCCACGA
Encoded proteins:
- a CDS encoding M23 family metallopeptidase; protein product: MRPLVAVVLLLTCACARSTHPPKLLPAADPEVSGAGPVLAPSDRRAEPVGAHASVITEPAASDLDVVGHGPEERALIEHYPQANAAAFQFLFRRGRCAGNPGTCRGGADDGASCASDADCASGPLTFTGGETEYFDADGNSLGVQAFNAAEFDEATGLDDVGICNGDNTIACANPGGDDAAACGSTGDDACNTRPAAGYVPDHASYLLRNPKEIVAHNLVPAEAEIRICFAEFDTMSGCDPLIVRQALEEYRVPPGQTYVYPLGNPDEVGGVIRVSVGHEPPTHHRGVNNQRHAYDIGVRVGGDSGVATSCAGGTCSGGARDGDACAENGDCVDNANAFVYDEPILAMADGTIVAILHDYPENPNPPDKLPGVNGCDVRACGNTPDCDDPAEIPTTGNSVFIEYANGEISHYAHTIPGTNNHLECGDPVSQGDVVGNVGNSGNSTGPHLHHGSLTLAEFWDGDNYSLPSYFTNVVFAAGPDPTPRRQLDVGLTSGLEFTVTTAPAPLPPNAPVGPGAVAESEPNDTLAGHDALTYPATVSATLETAHVGDLAVRGDGVEDVYRIDVASADELRVELGWQDGARNLDVYLLTEDLRVLNETGQGTRRAGTEEAVCPTLDPGAYYVMVTNLDTTKSGDEPYELGVASDPQTIAASITNAVQPVEVDGSCEAAVEFKIAIHDNCCLSADTLEPLVGAANPTDNLTLGPVELDPPAFLGPRDAEITGRVRVSGLTSCPAQVVVYAQAHDCSGNLVATGDQGTDAFTTVVDLIPPQVAPGDADLYCLWPPNHKYVCFEQSAFAPTITDNCTPSPTWSFDACTSDQPDDAPGGGGPNGDGHTRNDCVVGAGDDDVCARAERAGSDPEGRRYALDIASADACGNVSTPTIMGNLYVPHDNSPQLSCAAPSGARAEGPTTRRPERTGRAATGRQPAVRGTR